The stretch of DNA ACGGCCGCTGCTGCCGCGGCGATCACGGCTCTTCAGACGGTCAGGACTACAGCGGCCGGTGACGTCAGCTTCGCCGAGGGAGTCAGCACACGTGCAGAGCAGCCGCTCGCAACCGCGACAGCAGCGCTGCGGTCGGCGCTCGCGTCGCACCTGGCCTTGGAGGCACAACTACGAGCGTCCCAGGGTCAGGTCTCGTGATCGGGATGTTCGGTGGTGTGCATGGCGTGCAGGTCAGCGACAACGCGCTCCAGCGCTTGCCGGGTTTCGGGCTGCAGACGGCCGATGGCACGGACCAGCCCGTGGAGCTGGCCCTGGCGCACGATCAACAACAGCTCGTGCTCCTCTGCCGTGATCTCGTCGTACGGGCTGTCGTCGAGGAGATAGGCCGGCGAGACTCGGTAGAAGCGAGCGATGGCCTCCAGCGTGGATTTGGACGGGTTCGTCCCGCGCCCGAGGCGCAGCGCGTTGAGGTTGGCTCGCGAGACCGAGCCGCCGAGCGCGCGGATGCCGGCCACGGTTTCGTCAAGTGTGTAGGGACCGCGACCCTCGGGGTGGACCGTGCGAGCGAGGTGGTCGAGCTTGTCGACCAACGTGCGGGGCTCGACGTCAGCCTCTTCAAGACCCCGGGTCTGCGACCGGGGCCGCGACGAGGAACGGACCGGACCGATGCCTAAGGCGCGCACTCGCCCCGCGCCACAGTGGAGGACCGCACCCGGCCTGGGTACCTCAGCCCCCGCCGCCGCGGCCCCGACGCAGACCGACGAACCGGCGCCACCTGCGCCGGCATCCCCTCGGTTCGTACCGTTCCGGCCGCCGGCGCGGGAGGCGAGCCCGCTGCGGGATGGCGGTGCGGCTGCCCAGCACCGCGACGACGAGGGCGCTGCCGGGCCTGCGCTGTACACCCACGCCACGGCGGTACCGCCGCGGACCCCGAAGCCCGAGCCTGAAGAGGCCGAACCCGCGAGCGCGCCGGAGGCGCCCACTGAGGGCAGCGACACGGAGCCGCCCCCTGAGCGGTCGGTCGACGCTGCAGCAGCGCCCGGCCCGGGCGCTGCGGACGCCGAGCTCGCCGCGCCGCAGGTGCGCTTGGCCGCCGGCTTCCCGGACCATGCCCCGGACAACGACCCACCGACGTCGACTGGGAACGGGTCCGGCAGTCGTCAGCCGCGCAGTGGGCTCGCTCGCTACTCCGGGGCCGAGGAGTCGTTCACACGCTCGGTGCGGTCACTGGAGCCAATCTCTGATCTGGAGGCGACCGCGTTCGCAGGGCGGTTCGCCGCGGACTTCCAGTCCTTCGACGAGGATCAGCCCACCCGCCGCTCAGAGGTGCTCCGGCCTCTACTTGCTGACCCCCAGGCCAGCACCTGGGGGTGGTCGGGCGAGGGCAGGCAGCGCGCCGATTCACCGCAGCCGAACCGGATCTACCGGCGCTCGGATGTGGTGGTGTTCGTCGAGGTCGTCGTGCGAGTCACGCCCTATGCGCGCGCCTGCCCATCGCCTGACCCCACTACGACGGCCCAGGGTGATGTTCCCGCACCGGCCGGGCTGCTCGGCCCGTCGAGCGCTCCCCCGCCGGCCGACCCGGCCTGGGTCGCCGGTGGGTCGAGCTGGGTCCGGATGACCGTGCCGATCACCCGAGCCAACGATGACGGCCGGCTGGTCGTCGACCCCCACCTGGTCCCCGACCCGTCCTCCGCGAGGTAGCAGCTCATGACGTCGACGAACCACACCCGGCCCGAGTCCTCCAACCAGACACCGTGGACACCGGACAGCGCCAGCCTTGCATGGATGTCCGCCCCTGCCGCGCCGTCATCGGACAGTTCGACTGCCCGCCCCGACGCGGCGAGCGAGGCACCCGCCGTGCCCGCATCTCCGGCGCCGGAGCCGCGTCCAGAGCAGCTCTCGGCGTCGGCAGCCCCGCAGGCCGAGCGGTCGTCTCCTGCCCCCCGCGTCCAGGACCATCGGGAATCGCGGCGGCCGACGGCCCCGACCACTCCCCCGCCGTCCCGGGAGCCGCAGCGTCAGCCGGTCACGAGTGGGCCGGTCGAACGCGCCCCCGGGTACCCGGCCGGGGGTGGAGGGTCTGAGCCGTTCGTCAATGCGGTCCGGGCCCGGGCGACCGCACCACGGCAGGGATGGCGGGCGGCGTTCTACAGCCTCACCGGCGGCCGCTGGAATCCCGGATTGTCCCCGGCCGAGCAACGGCTCATCGAGCAGCAGCGCAAGATCCGCACCCCGATGGACGGGCCGCACTCCGTGGTGGTCAGCTCCCTGAAGGGCGGCGTGGGCAAGACGACGACGGCGGCGCTGCTCGGGCTGAACCTCGCCGAGGGACGCGGCGAGCGGGTCGTGGCCGTGGACTCCAACCCCGACGCCGGGACCCTCGGCGACCGCCTGGTCGGCGAGCAGGAAGCCGCGCAGCTGACCGTGCGCAAGCTGCTGCAGAACCTCGACCAGGTCCGCTCGTTCTCGGATCTGTCCCGCTACGTGCATCTGGTCGACCGGTTGCAGGTGGTGACCTCCGAGCAGGAGCCCGAGGAGTCCGAGGCGTTCTCGCAGAAGGACTACGAAGCAGTCCTGGAGGTCCTTAGCCGGTTCGCGCAGGTCCTGGTGACCGACTCTGGTACCGGGATCACGCACTCGGCGATGCAGGGCGGTCTGGCCCGCTGCGACTCGCTGGTCATCGTCGGTTCGTTGACCCAGGACGCGGCCTCCCGTGCCGCGAAGACGCTGAACTGGCTGTCCCGCCGCCGCTGGGCGGATCTCGCGGAGAACGCCGTAGTGGTGCTGTCCCAGGATCGCAACAGCTCGTTCATCGACGAGCAGCCGATCCTGGACCACTTCCGGTCCCGCTGCCGCGCGGTGCTGACCCTGCCCGCGGACCCACACCTGCACGCCGGTGGGCAGATCGACCTCGACGCCTTGCGGCCAGCGACCCGGGACGCGGCGATGGAGATCGCCGCGACCGTGGCCGAGGGCTTCTACGGCTGCCCGACCTCGCTCGGCCGTCCGGCGGGGGATCGTCGCTCCGACGTGGCCTGGTGATGAGCACCGCCCTGCTGGCGCGGCTCGGGTGGGTGCTGACGCTGTCGTCGACGCTTGCTGCGTTCGGTGTGGCTCCGACCGCGCCGCCGGACAACGTCGACTGCGGGTTCCGGATCACCGCGGTGCACGTGCTGGCCGAGATGACCGGCGACACCTCCCCGCGGGCCGAGCGGATCCGACGAGCGCTGATCGACGCGGGCGCGAACGAGCCGGGGTTCGTCCCGGAGTCGTGCTACGACACGGGGTCGGGCGGCGGCGGATCGCCCGGGAGCGCCGGCGGCGGCGGCCAGGGCACTGGGGCCGGTGGCGACCAGAGCGATTCCGGGTCTGGCTCCGATCAGCCGGGGAACGGCGGTGGCGGTTCTGGTGGCGACCAGGACGGATCTGGCCCTGCTTCCCCGGCAGGTTCGGATTCTGGAACCAACTCGAGTCAGCAGGGCCAGACGGCGGCGGAGGCGTTCGGTTGGGGAGAACCGGCGAAGGTCGATGACTTCGAGAACGGCCTGGAGGGGTGGAACCTCTACGACGGACCCGGCCACGGCGGTAACGGCACCCGCTCCCCCGATGCCGCGTCGGTGTCCGACGGGATCCTCACGATCAACGGCACCGGTGACGGCACCACGGCTGGGATGGCCTGGGCGGACAGTTCCCAGCAGTACGGCCGGTGGGAAGTTCGCATGAAGGCACCGACGGGTTCCCCGTCCTACAACGCGTTGGCGTTGCTGTGGCCCACAGCGGAGAACTTCCCGGTCGGCGGCGAGGTCGATTTCGCCGAGATCATGGACCCGGACCGCAAGAAGGTCGAGCTGTTTCTTCACTATGGAGCCGACAACTCCCAGGTCCACGGTGAGGTCGAGGTCGATGCCACCGAGTGGCACAACTACGCCGTCGAGTGGACCCCCGAGGCCATGACGGCCTTCGTGGATGGCAGGGAATGGTGGAAGTCCGAGGACACGAGCATCTTCCCGCCGGGTCCGATGCATCTGACGCTCCAGCTGGACTGGTTCCCCAAGGGCGACAGCGAAACCGGTCAGGTGCATTACGACTGGGTTCGGATGTGGCCACTCGGCGAGGGAGAGGGCGCCTCGACCGGTTCTGCCGGGAGCGCTGGTTCCACTGATGCCGATTCCAGCACGACGATCACCGATGAGGTCAACAACTGGGGTGGGCGCATGCACGGAATCCGCTGACCCGTTGTCCATCCGGTTGTAGTGAGCACCCCCGATCACATCACGGAGTCCTGTATGCCTCGCTCACGTCGGCCCGCCTGGGCCGCTCACGTTCCTCGACGCTCCTACGCACCCGCGCTTCGACGTTCGACTGTTGCGATGATCGCTGCCGGCGCGCTTGTCGGTGTCACCGCGTTGTCGGCCAGCCCGTTGCCGGCTGAGCTCGGTCTGACGGCCGAGTCGTGCAACGAGGGCAAGGCGGTGCGTCAGCTGGCGGCTGCGCGGGAGACCCGTGTGCAGACCCGGGCGTTGCTCTCAGATCTGGCGGTGAGTACCGATCCGCGGGCCCAGGGGCTTGCACGTGACATCGCGGGGTTGGGGTTCACTCCGGCGACGCAGCCGGCGGGGTGGCGGCAGAAGGCCGTCGATGTGTCGGACCAGCTCAACGGGACCTCGATCCCGGCACTGCAGGAGGTCGGGGTCCGGTTGGCCAAAGCCGGGTTCGGGCCGACGCCGGCTGACCTGTTGCCCAAGGAACCTCCACCGCCCGGCGGGGACGGCGGCCCCGTGGCGGGCATCGGTCAGTCCCTCGGTGGCGCTGCGGGCAGCGCGGCCGGGGCGGCCGAGTCGGCGAGCGAGGCCGCCCGGCACGCGGGGGGTCCGCCCCCGGCGGCCAGCAGCAGGGCGGGTTCCGGGGAGCGTCCGGCCGCGGCGAACTCGCGCCGGCAGGCGGAGCCGCCGCTGCCGAAGACCTGCATCGATCGGACCGAGGCGACAACCTCACCGGCCGCCGTGGCACCGGCACCGGCCGCTCCCGCGGCGCCCGCGCAGGACCCGCCCGACGAGTCCAAGGAGCCGGAGTCCACGACCAGTGGTGAGCCACCCAAGAACGACGGTGGATCCAGCGGCAACGGCTCCGGTGGCGGCGGCGACTCCGGAGCGGGCTCCTCGTCCGGTGGTACGGGTGGCTCCGGTGGCTCGTCGGATGGTTCGGGCTCCGGTGAGGCGGGTTCGGGATCTCCTGGGTCCGGCGACTCGGCCTCGGACTCAGGTTCGGGTTCGGGTTCGGGGTCGTCGAGCTCCGGCGGCTCGGGCGCTGGCGGTGACTCCAGATCGGGCAGCGGCTCCGACGGCGAGGGTTCCGGTTCAGGATCGAGCGATCCCGGCTCCGGTGACTCGGGGGCGGCCGCTGGTGGGTCCGGCGACTCCCGTTCTGGTTCGGACAGCGGCAGCCCGTCGGGACCTGGCTCGGGGCCCGGGTCGTCCGGGTCGGACAGCTCGGGATCCGGGGGGTCTGGGGCTGGTAGTTCGTCGAGCCCCGACCGCTCCGGGTCGGGTTCTCGCGACTCGGGGTCGGGCAGCTCGGCCAGCCCGGGGAGCTCGGGCTCGGAGAGTTCGGGTTCGGGTGGTGCCGAGTCCAGCGGCTCAAATGACGCCGAGTCCGGCTCGGGCGGTGAGCCCGGCTCGTCGGGATCGGGGGCCGGTTCGGGCAGTGAGCCCGGCTCGTCGGGTTCGGGGGACGGTTCGGCCGCGGACATGGAGAAGGCCCGAGCGGCGATCGAGCTGATCGGCGAGCTCATGCAGGCCCTCGGCGCGAGTCAGGACGGTGTGGCGGCTTCGGTCCGGGAGTCGGTGCTGCAAGGCGTGGATCGCGGCCAGCTCGAGAAGCTTGGCGTCGACCCGGCGCTGCTGGACAAGCTGGGTGAGGCCGGTGGTACCGCCCCACCCGGACCGGGTTCTGACGCGGAGTCGGGCTCGTCGGGCAGCGCCGAGTCCGGTTCGTCGGTGTCCGACAGCTCGGACACAGCCAGCTCGGGCACCCCCACTTCGGGGTCTCGGGACGCGGGTTCTGGCAGCTCGGGTGCCGGTGCGGGGTCTGAGTCCGCAGGCTCGGGTGCTGGCGCTGGTTCCGGCGCCCGCGATGACGGGGCGAGTTCCGCGGGTGGGGCCGCGCCGAGTGGGTCGGGCGAAGGCTGGGAGGCCGGGGTCAAGACCCTGGCGGAGAAGGCCAAGGCGGCCGCTGATGCCGACCCGGTCGCCGAGGACCTGGCCAAGACCCTCGAGGAGGCCGACGCCGGCGGGACGGGCGACGCACCATCGGCGGACTCGTCGGCGGGTGGCGCGGGAGCCCAGCCGTCCGAGGACAGCAGTAGCTCCGGGGGCCAGGAGACAGGCACGGGCGATGGCACCCGCGTCGGCGGGGACAGCGGTAGCGGGGGCGAGGCCTCCGGCGGTGGGATCTCGCGCGAACCCAGCCCGAACGGCGGATCCGGCGGGCAGCCCGGCGGCGACCGCGACCGCACCGAAGGTGCGGATCGGCCTGCCGACGGTGAGCAGCCCAGCGGGGACCGCTCCGGTGGAGACCTTGGCCGGGGCGCCGGGGATCAAGAGCAGGGCGCCGACGAGCAGCCGGTGGAGCCGGCTGGATCGGGTGGCGGTGGTGAGCAGCCGCGTGATCCGGAGGGGCAGGCGGCCCCGGCCGCGGCCGCGCCGCCGGCCGGGGGGACGGACACCGCGACCTGGGACAAGCTGGCCGAGTGCGAGTCCGGCGGTGACTGGACAACCAACACGGGCAATGGCTACTCCGGTGGCCTGCAGTTCAGTTCGTCGACCTGGCGCGCCTACGGCGGCACCGGTGATCCGCATGCGGCCAGCAAGGACGAGCAGATCGCGGTCGCGGAGAAGGTCCAGGCTGAGCAGGGCTGGCAAGCCTGGCCGGCCTGTTCCAAGAAGCTCGGCCTGCAGTGAGGCCGGTCGAGCGCTGATGACGATCGGCAAGCTGAGCAGGGCGTCGGTCGCGGCCGCGATGGTGGCGACGGCGATGACGGGCGTGCTGCTGACCTCCGATGCCCCTCAGGGGGCTCGGGTGGTGGGGCTCGGGTCGGCCGTCGTGCGGGCGGCGGTCGACCCGAGGCCACCGGGCCAGGGGGGACCACCGGTACGCGGGCAGGCCGGCCCGATCGTGGGTGGGCTGTCCGCGTCGTCGGTCGGCGTGCTGGTCGTCGACGGCGGCCGCCACCAATGCTCGGCGGCCGTGGTCGCGTCCCGGTCGCGGCGCCTACTCGCGACGGCGGCGCACTGCGTATGGCTCGACGGGGCATGGCGGGTCGACGGCGCGGTCTTCATCCCGGGCTGGGCCTCGGGGGAAGAACCCCACGGGCGGTGGATGGTTGACACCGCCTATCTGCCTCCGGCCTGGACGCAGACCAATTCACCGATCGAGGACGTGGCCGCGGACACCGACTTCGCGTTCGTGTCCCTGCTGCCCCGCGAGGGGCGGCTGCCCGAGCAGGTCCTGGGTGCGCAGGGGATCCGCTGGTCGACCCCCGAGACGGTCGAGGTGGCCGCCCTCGGCTACCCCGCGCTGGGCTCGTATGACGGGCAAAGCCTGCGCGGCTGCACAGGCGCGGCCACCGTCGAGCCGTTCGCCGCGGGAAAGCACGGCCGTCCCGCCGAGGTGCTGGCGCTGAACTGCGACATGACCGAGGGCGCCTCCGGCGGGCCGTGGGTGACCGGCCCGGACGCCGCGAACGGCCGGGGTCAGGTCGTCGGGGTGGTCTCCGGTGGGGACGACACCTCGCTGGTCTCGCCCCGGTTCGGGCCGGCAGCCCAGGCCATCTACGACGCCGCCGACTCCGCCTCACTGATCCACAGCCCGACATGACCCACCCACGACACGAGCGTCCGTTGCGTCCGTTTTCGGAGGAGGTGGCCGCCGATGACCGCGGCTGAGCAGCACGATCGGCCCGCAGGCGGGCCGCGCACGCTGTACGAGCTGAACGCCATGCTCGGCTCCGCGGCGCGCTCACGCGCCCCTCATCTGGGGATTTCCGACCACGAGGCCATCGTCAACGTCACCGGGGCGGCCACGGCCGCGGGCGAGAACGAGCGGGACCCGCTTGAGCTGGCCGACGAGCTGGGCGCGGCCACCGCGGCCAGCCAGGCGCGGGCCGGCACAACGTTTCCGGAGCGGGGGACGCGACCGGTGTCCTGGCGGGGCTTCGGCGCGGTGATCCCGGTGCTGGCGGGCTCGGCGGGCGCCGGTGCGTCCGCGATCGCCGCGGCCATCACCGACGTACTGCAGCAGGACGAACGCTGTGTGCTCCTGGTCGACGCCGACGACCCGGGCCGGTCCGGGTTGACGTGCGCGTTCGCCGAGCAGGGCCCGTGGACCAAGATCGCCGGTGAGCAGCTCACGGTGCGCTACTCGTGGCGGGACTACGCGCTGGTCGCGCGGCTGGAGAGCTCGTTGCCGACGATCACGCCGGGGATGGTGCCGGTCCCTCCGGACTGGCTGCCCGACCCACCCCCGGATCCGCTGCACGCCACGGTCGTCGATCTCGGTCACGGCGGGTGGCGGGCCGGGGCGAGCCCGCTCTACGGCGCGGGTGGCTGGCTGCGCCGCGGGCTGCCCGCCCAGCGGCCGATCCTGGTGGTGCGCGCCACCCGCCCGTCGCTGCGCCAGGCCGAGCAGCTGTTGGCCCGCCTTGAGCCCTGGGTCCGGGGCGGGGTCGCGGTCCCGGTACACCAGCTTGTCGTCAACGGCGCCCGCAAGTGGCCCTCCGGGGTCGTCGGGGCCGCCGGGCCGCGGGTTGCCGCCCTGCTCGACGAGGCGCTGTTCGTGCCGCACGAGCGCCGCTGGGCTCTGTCTGGCGTCACCGATGAGCCCAGTCCTGCGCGGGTGGTCGACGCGCTGCGCCCG from Pseudonocardia sp. C8 encodes:
- a CDS encoding transcriptional regulator; this encodes MVDKLDHLARTVHPEGRGPYTLDETVAGIRALGGSVSRANLNALRLGRGTNPSKSTLEAIARFYRVSPAYLLDDSPYDEITAEEHELLLIVRQGQLHGLVRAIGRLQPETRQALERVVADLHAMHTTEHPDHET
- a CDS encoding serine protease — encoded protein: MTIGKLSRASVAAAMVATAMTGVLLTSDAPQGARVVGLGSAVVRAAVDPRPPGQGGPPVRGQAGPIVGGLSASSVGVLVVDGGRHQCSAAVVASRSRRLLATAAHCVWLDGAWRVDGAVFIPGWASGEEPHGRWMVDTAYLPPAWTQTNSPIEDVAADTDFAFVSLLPREGRLPEQVLGAQGIRWSTPETVEVAALGYPALGSYDGQSLRGCTGAATVEPFAAGKHGRPAEVLALNCDMTEGASGGPWVTGPDAANGRGQVVGVVSGGDDTSLVSPRFGPAAQAIYDAADSASLIHSPT
- a CDS encoding MinD/ParA family protein, with translation MSPAEQRLIEQQRKIRTPMDGPHSVVVSSLKGGVGKTTTAALLGLNLAEGRGERVVAVDSNPDAGTLGDRLVGEQEAAQLTVRKLLQNLDQVRSFSDLSRYVHLVDRLQVVTSEQEPEESEAFSQKDYEAVLEVLSRFAQVLVTDSGTGITHSAMQGGLARCDSLVIVGSLTQDAASRAAKTLNWLSRRRWADLAENAVVVLSQDRNSSFIDEQPILDHFRSRCRAVLTLPADPHLHAGGQIDLDALRPATRDAAMEIAATVAEGFYGCPTSLGRPAGDRRSDVAW
- a CDS encoding transglycosylase family protein — protein: MEKARAAIELIGELMQALGASQDGVAASVRESVLQGVDRGQLEKLGVDPALLDKLGEAGGTAPPGPGSDAESGSSGSAESGSSVSDSSDTASSGTPTSGSRDAGSGSSGAGAGSESAGSGAGAGSGARDDGASSAGGAAPSGSGEGWEAGVKTLAEKAKAAADADPVAEDLAKTLEEADAGGTGDAPSADSSAGGAGAQPSEDSSSSGGQETGTGDGTRVGGDSGSGGEASGGGISREPSPNGGSGGQPGGDRDRTEGADRPADGEQPSGDRSGGDLGRGAGDQEQGADEQPVEPAGSGGGGEQPRDPEGQAAPAAAAPPAGGTDTATWDKLAECESGGDWTTNTGNGYSGGLQFSSSTWRAYGGTGDPHAASKDEQIAVAEKVQAEQGWQAWPACSKKLGLQ
- a CDS encoding glycoside hydrolase family 16 protein, encoding MSTALLARLGWVLTLSSTLAAFGVAPTAPPDNVDCGFRITAVHVLAEMTGDTSPRAERIRRALIDAGANEPGFVPESCYDTGSGGGGSPGSAGGGGQGTGAGGDQSDSGSGSDQPGNGGGGSGGDQDGSGPASPAGSDSGTNSSQQGQTAAEAFGWGEPAKVDDFENGLEGWNLYDGPGHGGNGTRSPDAASVSDGILTINGTGDGTTAGMAWADSSQQYGRWEVRMKAPTGSPSYNALALLWPTAENFPVGGEVDFAEIMDPDRKKVELFLHYGADNSQVHGEVEVDATEWHNYAVEWTPEAMTAFVDGREWWKSEDTSIFPPGPMHLTLQLDWFPKGDSETGQVHYDWVRMWPLGEGEGASTGSAGSAGSTDADSSTTITDEVNNWGGRMHGIR